Proteins encoded by one window of Polaribacter haliotis:
- a CDS encoding polyribonucleotide nucleotidyltransferase has translation MIPKVFREVIDLGDGRTISLETGKLAKQAHGSVVVQMGKAMLLCTVVSSYKAGTVDFLPLTVDYREKFAAAGRYPGGFFKREARPSDGEVLTMRLVDRVLRPLFPKDYHSEVQVMIQLMSHDEDVMPDALAGLAASAAIQLSDFPFECPISEARVARVNGEFVINPNRAQLAESDIDMMIGASADSVMMVEGEMDEISEEEMADAIKFAHEAIKVQCAAQVRLAEAFGKKETREYEGEREDEELAAKINDFCYDKCYAIAKKGTSKAERSAAFDEVKEELKASFTEEELADYAELVGKYFNKAQKNAVRELTLAEGLRLDGRKTDEIRPIWCEVDYLPSVHGSSIFTRGETQALATVTLGTSRDANKIDMPSYEGEENFYLHYNFPPFCTGEARPLRGTSRREVGHGNLAQRGLKGMIPDDCPYTVRVVSEVLESNGSSSMATVCAGTMALMDAGVQMTRPVSGIAMGLISDGDRYAVLSDILGDEDHLGDMDFKVTGTSEGITACQMDIKVKGLSYEILVNALKQARSGRLHILEKLTDTIPSANEDVKAHAPKMINRRIPNDMIGAFIGPGGKHIQELQKETGTTIVITEDAVTEEGIIEILGTDPAGIEQVIARIESMLFKPEVGSAYEVKVIKMLDFGAVVEYVEAPGNEVLLHVSELAWERTENVTDVVNMGDVFDVKYFGLDPRTRKEKVSRKALLPKPEGYVARPPRDDKRSGGRDNRGRDNRRDDRKPRAPRKED, from the coding sequence ATGATTCCAAAAGTATTTAGAGAGGTTATAGACCTTGGAGATGGAAGAACCATCTCATTAGAAACCGGTAAATTAGCGAAACAAGCTCACGGTTCAGTTGTTGTTCAAATGGGTAAAGCAATGTTATTATGTACAGTTGTATCTAGCTACAAAGCTGGTACAGTAGACTTTTTACCATTAACAGTAGATTATAGAGAAAAATTTGCTGCTGCAGGAAGATATCCTGGAGGATTCTTTAAAAGAGAAGCAAGACCAAGTGATGGCGAAGTTTTAACAATGCGTTTGGTAGACCGTGTTTTACGTCCATTATTTCCAAAAGATTATCATAGTGAAGTACAGGTAATGATCCAATTAATGTCTCATGACGAAGATGTTATGCCAGATGCATTAGCAGGTTTAGCCGCTTCTGCAGCTATTCAATTGTCTGACTTTCCATTCGAATGCCCAATTTCTGAAGCACGTGTTGCAAGAGTAAATGGAGAATTCGTAATTAACCCAAACAGAGCACAATTAGCAGAATCTGACATTGATATGATGATTGGAGCAAGTGCTGATTCTGTAATGATGGTGGAAGGTGAAATGGATGAAATTTCTGAAGAAGAAATGGCAGACGCAATTAAGTTTGCACACGAAGCTATAAAAGTACAATGTGCTGCACAAGTTCGTTTGGCTGAAGCTTTCGGAAAGAAAGAAACAAGAGAATACGAAGGTGAAAGAGAAGACGAAGAATTAGCTGCAAAAATAAACGACTTTTGTTACGACAAATGTTATGCAATTGCTAAAAAAGGAACTTCTAAAGCAGAACGTTCTGCAGCTTTCGACGAAGTAAAAGAAGAATTAAAAGCTTCATTTACAGAAGAAGAATTAGCTGATTATGCAGAATTGGTTGGAAAATATTTCAACAAAGCTCAAAAAAATGCAGTTAGAGAATTAACTTTAGCTGAAGGTTTACGTTTAGATGGTCGTAAGACTGACGAGATTAGACCAATTTGGTGTGAGGTAGATTACTTACCATCAGTACATGGTTCATCTATATTTACTCGTGGAGAAACGCAAGCATTAGCAACCGTAACTTTAGGAACTTCTAGAGATGCTAACAAAATAGACATGCCATCTTACGAAGGTGAGGAGAATTTCTATTTACATTATAACTTCCCTCCTTTTTGTACAGGTGAAGCAAGACCATTAAGAGGAACTTCTAGAAGAGAAGTTGGTCATGGTAACTTGGCTCAACGTGGTTTAAAAGGAATGATTCCAGACGATTGCCCATATACAGTAAGAGTTGTTTCCGAAGTTTTAGAATCTAATGGTTCTTCTTCTATGGCAACTGTTTGTGCTGGAACAATGGCATTAATGGATGCAGGAGTTCAAATGACAAGACCAGTTTCTGGTATTGCTATGGGATTAATTTCTGATGGAGATCGTTACGCAGTTTTATCTGATATTTTAGGTGATGAAGATCATTTAGGAGATATGGATTTTAAAGTAACTGGTACTTCTGAAGGAATTACTGCATGTCAAATGGATATTAAAGTAAAAGGACTTTCTTACGAAATTTTAGTGAATGCATTAAAACAAGCAAGAAGTGGTCGTTTACACATTTTAGAGAAATTGACAGATACTATTCCTTCTGCAAACGAAGATGTAAAAGCACATGCTCCAAAAATGATTAACAGAAGAATTCCTAATGATATGATTGGTGCATTTATTGGACCAGGAGGTAAACATATTCAAGAATTACAGAAAGAAACAGGAACTACAATTGTAATTACTGAAGATGCTGTAACTGAAGAAGGAATTATCGAAATTTTAGGAACAGACCCAGCAGGAATCGAACAAGTAATTGCTCGTATCGAATCTATGTTATTTAAACCCGAAGTTGGTAGCGCATACGAAGTAAAAGTTATTAAAATGTTAGATTTTGGTGCTGTTGTAGAATATGTGGAAGCTCCAGGAAACGAAGTTTTATTACATGTTTCTGAATTAGCTTGGGAACGTACAGAAAACGTTACTGATGTTGTAAACATGGGTGATGTTTTTGATGTGAAGTACTTTGGTTTAGACCCAAGAACTCGTAAAGAAAAAGTTTCTAGAAAGGCATTGTTACCAAAACCAGAAGGTTATGTAGCAAGACCACCAAGAGACGATAAACGTTCTGGAGGTAGAGATAATCGCGGACGTGATAACAGACGTGATGACAGAAAGCCAAGAGCACCAAGAAAAGAGGATTAA
- a CDS encoding prephenate dehydratase has protein sequence MKETIAIQGAEGSNHHKVARDFYGNDIQLKECMSFDVLVDSLLDKTANLGVMALENTIAGSIIPNYALIDNNNLHIIGEEYLNIHHHLMCLGNQTIEDIKEVWSHPMALLQCKEFFKKHPHIKLVEDVDTAEVAKRISKENLKGIAAIAPKIAAEIFDLAIIEDEIQTIKDNSTRFVIVQTNEPAINEEVNKASLKFQLNHKRGSLAAILNVLSDCKMNLTKIQSLPVIEMPWKYSFFVDVTFEEYKEYEKAKAIIEIMAEEFKILGTYKNGRK, from the coding sequence ATGAAAGAAACAATCGCCATACAAGGAGCAGAAGGCTCAAATCATCATAAAGTTGCACGCGACTTTTATGGAAACGACATTCAGCTAAAAGAATGCATGTCTTTTGATGTTTTGGTGGATAGTTTATTGGATAAAACTGCCAATTTGGGAGTAATGGCCTTAGAAAACACGATTGCAGGTTCTATAATTCCTAATTATGCATTAATCGATAATAATAACCTACATATAATAGGTGAAGAATATTTGAATATTCATCATCATTTAATGTGTCTAGGGAATCAAACTATTGAAGATATAAAAGAAGTTTGGTCGCATCCAATGGCTTTGTTACAGTGCAAGGAGTTTTTCAAAAAACACCCACATATAAAGTTGGTAGAAGATGTAGATACTGCTGAAGTTGCGAAAAGAATATCAAAAGAAAATTTAAAAGGAATTGCTGCAATTGCGCCAAAAATAGCCGCAGAAATTTTCGATTTGGCAATTATAGAAGATGAAATTCAGACGATAAAAGACAATTCAACACGATTTGTAATTGTACAAACTAACGAGCCAGCAATTAATGAGGAAGTAAATAAAGCATCTTTAAAATTTCAATTGAATCATAAAAGAGGAAGTTTGGCAGCCATTTTAAATGTGTTAAGCGATTGTAAAATGAACTTAACAAAAATTCAATCTTTGCCAGTAATAGAAATGCCTTGGAAATATTCGTTTTTTGTAGATGTTACTTTCGAAGAATATAAGGAATACGAAAAAGCAAAAGCGATTATAGAAATAATGGCAGAAGAATTCAAAATTTTAGGAACTTATAAAAACGGCAGAAAATAA
- a CDS encoding HNH endonuclease — MNWIISANSKMYDHSSSFEHYGSIDWRQGKTKFEVGDIVYIYCTRPLMMLQYKCIVDRIDLDSSQIRDDKEYWIDQEEYLKSLDGKFMTLRLIEQISNNRMKLVNLKENGLKAAPQGPMKIKNEILQKYIDTYFTDNYQTDFFPETLKESETEYEGAKKTVIVNKYERSSKARENAVNYHGLNCKVCNLNFKKVYGEIGEDFIHIHHIVPINEIGKNYKIDYKKDLIPVCPNCHSMLHRKLNGKEPTIEELKLMMEK; from the coding sequence ATGAATTGGATAATTTCAGCAAATTCCAAAATGTACGACCATTCAAGTTCATTTGAACATTATGGTTCAATAGATTGGAGACAAGGAAAAACTAAATTTGAAGTTGGAGATATAGTTTACATTTATTGTACACGACCTTTAATGATGTTGCAGTACAAATGTATAGTTGACAGAATTGATTTAGACTCTTCACAAATTAGAGACGATAAAGAATATTGGATTGACCAAGAAGAATATTTAAAATCTTTAGATGGAAAATTTATGACTTTAAGGCTAATTGAGCAGATTTCAAACAACAGAATGAAACTTGTGAATCTTAAAGAAAATGGACTGAAAGCAGCACCTCAAGGTCCAATGAAAATTAAAAACGAAATTCTACAAAAGTACATTGACACTTATTTCACAGATAATTATCAAACTGACTTTTTTCCAGAAACTTTAAAAGAAAGTGAAACGGAATACGAAGGAGCAAAAAAAACAGTAATAGTAAATAAATACGAACGAAGTTCAAAAGCACGAGAAAACGCAGTAAATTATCACGGACTGAACTGTAAAGTCTGTAATCTGAATTTTAAAAAAGTTTATGGAGAAATTGGAGAAGATTTTATTCACATTCATCATATAGTTCCAATTAACGAAATCGGAAAAAATTATAAAATCGATTATAAGAAAGACTTAATTCCTGTTTGTCCGAATTGTCATTCTATGTTACACAGAAAATTGAATGGAAAAGAACCAACAATTGAGGAATTAAAACTAATGATGGAAAAATAA
- a CDS encoding prephenate dehydrogenase produces the protein MDYEKYIFIGIGLIGGSFAIDIKKHYPDTVLHGISRKDETLNKALELKLIDKKATLDDLENADLVIVSIPVDATVKLLPTILDKIGDNTLVVDAGSTKEAICKSVEHHKRRRNFLACHPIAGTEKSGPTAAISGLYKGKTNIICEVEKTTFKLQEKALDLFRAIGMRIRYMDAVSHDKHIAYVSHLSHISAFMLGKTVINKEKNERDIFDMAGSGFESTVRLAKSSPAMWTPIFKQNKENVIETLEEYINNLQHFKELMQQDNFSEIFNEMENTNYIKQILNGIK, from the coding sequence ATAGATTATGAAAAATATATTTTTATTGGTATTGGTTTAATTGGCGGAAGTTTCGCTATCGACATTAAAAAGCATTATCCAGATACTGTTTTACATGGAATTAGCAGAAAAGACGAAACGCTAAACAAAGCATTAGAATTAAAACTGATTGACAAAAAAGCAACTTTAGACGATTTAGAAAATGCAGATTTGGTAATCGTATCAATTCCAGTAGATGCAACTGTAAAACTATTACCAACAATTTTAGATAAAATCGGTGATAATACACTGGTTGTAGATGCAGGTTCCACAAAAGAAGCAATTTGTAAATCTGTTGAACATCATAAAAGAAGACGAAACTTTTTGGCTTGTCACCCAATTGCAGGAACAGAAAAATCTGGACCAACAGCAGCAATTTCTGGCTTGTATAAAGGAAAAACGAATATTATTTGCGAAGTAGAAAAAACAACTTTTAAGTTGCAAGAAAAAGCATTAGACCTTTTTAGAGCAATTGGAATGCGTATTAGATATATGGATGCAGTTTCACACGACAAACATATTGCGTATGTTTCGCACCTTTCCCACATTAGTGCGTTTATGTTAGGGAAAACAGTAATTAATAAAGAAAAAAATGAACGCGATATTTTCGATATGGCAGGTTCAGGTTTCGAATCTACAGTTCGTTTGGCAAAAAGTTCGCCAGCAATGTGGACGCCAATTTTTAAACAAAATAAAGAAAACGTAATAGAAACATTAGAAGAATACATCAATAATTTACAGCATTTTAAAGAGTTGATGCAACAAGATAATTTCTCTGAAATTTTTAACGAAATGGAGAATACAAATTATATAAAACAAATTTTAAACGGCATAAAATAA
- a CDS encoding tyrosine-type recombinase/integrase, translating into MTNVSLEAFTHNSQHCIAIKFPYNFELKEYIKQFHGVRWTKTHSTFYIYYNEVRIENLKIYLAKGDIQIITNNKNEVAQRISTRGIKIEQKTLNKEKTIVYKHYLDYLKGKRFSKSTIASYSNFILEFLRFTEQKPVDNLNENDVRNYIEWAVTSLNYAVSTHRQMVSGFKHFAHFYPACSINIDKIYMPKKDRKLPIVLSIEEVISLLQATKNLKHRVILAMLYSSGLRISEIIDLQLSDFDFKRKQLHIQNSKGRKDRYATIAESVFPLIKNYYKTYKPKKYFIENPKGGKYSAESIRSFLKQSLRLAKITKNATPHTLRHSYATHMLEQGIGIRHIQELLGHSRPETTMIYTHVTRKDLEQIKSPLDTAINNLSLQGYNNKEISIS; encoded by the coding sequence ATGACAAATGTCTCTCTAGAAGCTTTTACACACAATTCTCAACATTGTATTGCTATAAAATTTCCTTATAATTTCGAATTAAAAGAATATATAAAGCAGTTTCATGGTGTTCGATGGACAAAGACACATAGCACATTTTATATTTACTATAACGAAGTAAGAATTGAAAATTTAAAAATATATTTAGCAAAAGGAGACATTCAAATTATTACAAATAACAAAAACGAAGTTGCACAAAGAATATCGACAAGAGGTATAAAAATTGAACAAAAAACTTTAAATAAAGAAAAAACGATTGTTTATAAACATTATTTGGACTATTTAAAAGGAAAGCGATTTAGCAAAAGTACTATAGCGAGTTATAGTAATTTTATTCTAGAATTTTTACGTTTTACAGAACAAAAACCAGTAGATAATCTCAACGAAAATGATGTTAGAAACTATATTGAGTGGGCAGTTACCTCATTAAATTATGCTGTAAGCACACATAGACAAATGGTTAGTGGCTTTAAGCATTTTGCTCATTTTTACCCAGCTTGCTCTATTAATATAGATAAAATTTATATGCCTAAAAAAGATAGAAAACTACCTATTGTTTTAAGCATCGAAGAAGTAATATCTCTATTGCAAGCGACCAAGAACCTAAAACATCGTGTAATTTTGGCGATGTTATATTCTTCTGGCTTACGAATTAGCGAAATTATAGATTTACAATTAAGCGATTTCGATTTTAAACGAAAGCAACTTCACATTCAAAATAGCAAAGGTCGTAAAGATAGATATGCCACAATAGCCGAAAGTGTTTTTCCATTGATTAAAAACTACTATAAAACCTATAAACCTAAAAAATATTTTATAGAAAATCCAAAAGGCGGTAAATACAGTGCAGAATCTATTCGCTCTTTCTTAAAACAGAGCTTAAGATTAGCAAAAATTACTAAAAATGCAACACCACATACATTAAGACACAGTTATGCAACGCATATGTTAGAGCAAGGAATTGGCATAAGACATATTCAAGAATTATTAGGGCATAGTAGGCCAGAAACTACGATGATTTATACACACGTAACCAGAAAGGATTTAGAGCAAATAAAAAGTCCTTTAGATACTGCAATAAATAATTTATCTTTACAAGGATATAACAATAAAGAAATTTCCATATCCTGA
- the rpsO gene encoding 30S ribosomal protein S15, with product MYLTKEVKESLFEKHGKGKNDTGSSEGQIALFTHRINHLTEHLKRNRKDFNTERSLVMMVGKRRSLLDYLKKTEINRYRAIIKELGIRK from the coding sequence ATGTACTTAACTAAAGAAGTAAAAGAAAGCTTATTCGAAAAACACGGTAAAGGTAAAAACGATACTGGTTCTTCAGAAGGGCAAATTGCATTGTTCACTCACAGAATCAATCACTTAACTGAGCATTTAAAGAGAAATCGTAAAGATTTTAACACAGAACGTTCATTAGTAATGATGGTAGGTAAAAGAAGAAGTTTATTAGATTATCTAAAGAAAACTGAAATCAACAGATATCGTGCGATTATTAAAGAATTAGGAATTAGAAAATAA
- a CDS encoding RNA polymerase sigma factor, which yields MKDKKPMTETFEQLLENNKEKIYRICNIYAISPLEPQDLFQEVIFAIWKSLPTFKGNSSVDTWIYRITLNVCLRSKQKSEKTYNETLQLESIQFIPLETHIENNQHEKFNALTSCISKLNNENKSIIILYLEELKYKEIAEITGLTENHIAVKMKRIKKILLDCITNKI from the coding sequence ATGAAAGATAAAAAACCAATGACAGAAACATTTGAACAGCTACTTGAAAATAATAAAGAGAAAATTTATAGAATTTGTAATATCTACGCAATTTCACCTTTAGAACCTCAAGACCTTTTCCAAGAAGTAATCTTTGCAATTTGGAAATCTCTTCCAACTTTTAAAGGCAATTCGAGTGTTGACACTTGGATTTACAGAATTACACTAAATGTCTGTCTTCGCTCAAAACAAAAATCAGAGAAAACTTATAACGAGACACTACAATTAGAATCTATTCAATTCATTCCTTTAGAAACTCATATTGAGAATAATCAACACGAAAAGTTTAATGCTTTGACTTCTTGTATCTCAAAACTAAACAATGAAAATAAATCAATCATTATCCTTTATTTAGAAGAATTGAAGTATAAAGAGATTGCAGAAATAACTGGATTAACAGAAAATCATATTGCAGTAAAAATGAAAAGAATTAAAAAAATCCTATTGGATTGTATAACAAATAAAATATAA
- a CDS encoding carboxypeptidase-like regulatory domain-containing protein, whose protein sequence is MKHILILFFFTISFNSFSQNWELNDIDKTKEYGFQYTFSFQNENDKNEFKVSEKKNSKRTELKGQIFDKLNNPISGVYIKIISKNKTLSKQIQADFEGNFKTELPTGEYSIEINYVGYDQFKTDFRIKENSTTEFKIKLGLGQELRIYQIDSKTELTDNEISEIIDCVNGKRKSKSFSTTECSEKNKYNVTIQI, encoded by the coding sequence ATGAAACATATATTAATTCTATTCTTTTTTACAATTTCATTTAACTCGTTTTCACAAAATTGGGAACTGAATGATATTGACAAAACCAAAGAATACGGATTTCAATATACTTTTTCATTTCAAAACGAAAATGACAAAAACGAGTTTAAGGTTTCCGAAAAAAAGAACTCAAAAAGAACTGAATTAAAAGGTCAGATTTTTGACAAACTTAATAATCCGATTTCAGGAGTTTATATTAAAATCATTTCCAAAAACAAAACTTTAAGCAAACAAATACAAGCCGATTTTGAAGGAAATTTTAAAACGGAATTACCAACTGGAGAATATTCGATTGAAATAAATTACGTGGGATATGACCAATTCAAAACTGACTTTAGAATTAAAGAAAACTCAACAACTGAATTTAAAATTAAACTCGGATTAGGACAAGAATTACGGATTTATCAAATTGACTCAAAAACAGAACTAACTGACAACGAAATTTCAGAAATTATAGATTGTGTTAATGGAAAAAGAAAATCAAAAAGTTTCAGCACAACCGAATGTTCTGAAAAAAATAAATATAACGTAACAATACAAATATAA
- a CDS encoding pyridoxal phosphate-dependent aminotransferase, producing MIQPAKRLDTVQEYYFSKKLREVRELMAAGKPIINMGIGSPDLQPPAKVLEAIQGSLGDASAHKYQSYQGLPELRNAISTFYKNKFSVETNPENEVLPLMGSKEGIMHISMAFLNEGDKVLIPNPGYPTYTSVTKLVGAEPLFYNLSAEDNWQPNFAELEAQDLSEVKIMWVNYPHMPTGTNATLETFKKLIAFGKKHHILIINDNPYSFILNDNPISILQVAGAKDIALELNSLSKTFNMAGWRVGMVLGNSTYINEILKVKSNMDSGMFYGIQKGAIEALQLSDSWFSEQNKIYTERRNLIWELADKLDAKYSKNATGLFVWAKIPEGKKSEEVTDSVLYNNDIFITPGTIFGSQGEGYIRFSLCVTTEIIKEAISRL from the coding sequence ATGATACAACCTGCAAAAAGATTAGATACTGTTCAAGAATACTATTTCTCTAAAAAATTAAGAGAAGTAAGAGAATTAATGGCTGCTGGAAAACCAATTATCAATATGGGAATTGGCTCTCCAGATTTGCAACCACCAGCAAAAGTTTTAGAAGCAATTCAAGGAAGTTTAGGAGATGCTTCTGCTCACAAATATCAATCTTACCAAGGTTTACCAGAGTTAAGAAATGCTATTTCAACTTTTTATAAAAACAAATTTTCTGTAGAAACGAATCCAGAAAATGAAGTGTTGCCATTAATGGGAAGTAAAGAGGGAATTATGCATATTTCTATGGCTTTTTTAAACGAAGGCGATAAAGTGTTAATTCCGAATCCAGGATATCCAACATATACATCTGTCACCAAATTAGTAGGTGCAGAACCACTTTTTTATAATTTAAGTGCAGAAGACAATTGGCAACCAAATTTCGCAGAATTAGAAGCTCAAGATTTATCTGAAGTTAAAATTATGTGGGTAAATTATCCACACATGCCAACTGGAACAAATGCAACTTTAGAAACCTTTAAAAAGTTGATTGCTTTTGGAAAAAAACATCATATTTTAATCATTAACGACAATCCTTATAGTTTTATTTTAAACGATAATCCTATAAGTATTTTACAAGTAGCAGGCGCAAAAGACATTGCTTTAGAATTGAATTCTTTAAGTAAAACTTTTAACATGGCTGGTTGGCGAGTTGGAATGGTTTTAGGGAATTCAACATACATCAACGAAATATTAAAAGTAAAATCTAATATGGATTCTGGCATGTTTTACGGAATTCAAAAAGGCGCAATTGAGGCATTACAATTATCAGATTCTTGGTTTTCAGAACAAAATAAAATCTACACAGAACGTAGAAATTTAATTTGGGAATTAGCAGATAAATTAGATGCAAAATATAGTAAAAACGCAACAGGTTTATTTGTTTGGGCAAAAATTCCTGAAGGTAAAAAATCTGAAGAAGTTACAGATTCAGTTTTATATAACAACGATATTTTTATAACACCAGGAACAATATTTGGTTCTCAAGGGGAAGGATATATTCGTTTTTCGTTATGTGTAACAACAGAAATAATTAAAGAAGCTATATCAAGATTATAG
- a CDS encoding transposase, translated as MYRNDKVIRRYSEPFKLKILAELTIGKHTKSELCKLYSIAPTTVNEWIRKYNRKDLMNTRVKVETKDEISRIKALQKEIEQLKKLLLKKDLDAMVEESYLEVAAEDLGYKSIAELKKKLSIKP; from the coding sequence ATGTATAGAAATGACAAAGTAATTAGACGTTACAGTGAACCTTTTAAATTAAAAATTTTAGCCGAACTTACAATCGGAAAACACACAAAGAGCGAACTTTGTAAACTCTACTCTATTGCTCCTACAACCGTTAATGAGTGGATTAGAAAGTACAATCGCAAAGACTTAATGAACACCAGAGTAAAAGTGGAAACTAAAGACGAAATATCTAGAATTAAAGCACTTCAAAAAGAAATAGAACAACTTAAAAAACTGTTACTTAAAAAGGATCTCGATGCTATGGTAGAAGAATCCTATCTAGAAGTAGCTGCAGAAGATCTCGGTTACAAATCTATTGCTGAACTAAAAAAAAAGTTAAGTATAAAGCCTTAA
- a CDS encoding GNAT family N-acetyltransferase, whose amino-acid sequence MKNIEFKIGIVPKTSEIIEVYDSSGIKRPTKDSDRITKMYKNSNLIITAWLNNELIGISRSITDFCYACYLSDLAVKSEYQKEGIGRQLIKLTEKEIGKQTALILLSAPLAMEYYPKIGFDKVENGFIIRRTE is encoded by the coding sequence ATGAAAAATATAGAATTTAAAATCGGAATAGTTCCAAAAACATCTGAAATAATTGAGGTTTATGATAGTTCGGGAATCAAAAGACCGACAAAAGATAGCGACCGAATTACTAAAATGTATAAAAATTCTAATCTGATTATAACCGCGTGGTTGAATAATGAGCTGATTGGAATATCACGCTCAATAACTGATTTTTGTTATGCTTGCTATTTGTCGGATTTAGCTGTGAAAAGCGAATACCAAAAAGAAGGAATCGGAAGGCAACTAATAAAACTGACAGAAAAAGAAATAGGTAAACAAACTGCATTAATTTTGCTTTCCGCACCATTAGCAATGGAATACTATCCTAAAATTGGATTTGATAAAGTTGAAAATGGATTTATAATACGTCGAACTGAATAA
- a CDS encoding IS3 family transposase, translating to MKAKEKSKGFVSLTTITHCFGLKRDAYYKYKSRADNRLKLEQQIINIVRKRRKSLPREGVRKLVKSLNTDFIKANIKVGRDTLFNVLRKHQMLTLRRKTSAITTNSYHRFYKYKNIIKDLEVTRANQVWVSDITYIRTVKGFCYLALITDMHSRKIVGYDLSDSLELKGCVRALNKAIYQAKNIKHLIHHSDRGIQYCSNVYTQILKRKKIDISMTEENHCYENAMAERVNGILKDEFYLDQTFDNVAHAKRAAKNAINLYNEIRLHLSLDYKTPNMVYKLSA from the coding sequence ATTAAAGCTAAAGAAAAATCTAAGGGATTTGTTTCTTTAACCACTATAACACACTGTTTTGGACTTAAACGTGATGCGTATTATAAATACAAATCTAGAGCTGATAACCGTTTAAAACTAGAACAACAAATTATAAATATAGTTCGAAAAAGACGCAAATCCCTTCCTAGAGAAGGCGTAAGAAAACTTGTAAAATCGTTAAATACAGATTTTATTAAAGCCAATATTAAAGTTGGTAGAGACACACTATTTAATGTTCTTAGAAAACACCAAATGCTAACACTTAGAAGAAAAACCAGTGCTATAACAACTAACTCTTATCATCGTTTTTATAAATATAAGAACATTATAAAAGACTTAGAAGTTACTAGAGCTAACCAGGTTTGGGTTAGTGATATAACTTATATTAGAACCGTAAAAGGGTTTTGTTACTTGGCTTTAATAACTGATATGCATTCTAGAAAAATAGTGGGTTATGACCTTAGTGATAGCTTGGAATTAAAAGGTTGTGTGAGAGCGCTTAATAAGGCGATTTATCAAGCTAAAAACATTAAACACCTTATTCATCATTCAGACAGAGGAATACAATATTGTAGCAATGTATACACACAAATACTTAAAAGAAAAAAGATAGATATTAGTATGACCGAAGAAAATCATTGTTACGAAAACGCTATGGCAGAACGTGTAAATGGAATTTTGAAAGATGAATTTTACTTAGACCAAACCTTTGATAATGTGGCTCACGCTAAGAGAGCCGCAAAAAATGCAATTAATTTATACAACGAAATAAGATTACACTTATCTTTAGATTATAAAACACCTAATATGGTATATAAATTATCAGCGTAA